The Paenibacillus sp. YPG26 genome includes a window with the following:
- the murA gene encoding UDP-N-acetylglucosamine 1-carboxyvinyltransferase, which yields MDKLVIEGGQPLSGTIRIHGAKNAALPILAASLLSGGKVQLRNVPRLLDIDVMLRILNRLGCSTIHRGDTVVVDSSGADSCQVPEDLMKLMRSSIFLMGPLLAKFGEVCVYQPGGCAIGERKIDLHLNGLKALGAEIEENDEQIWCRAKKLVGADIHLDFPSVGATENIMMAAVLAEGTTIITNAAREPEIQDLQNFLNEMGASIMGAGTDTIKIRGVKQLFPCEYGIIPDRIVAGTALIAAAATRGTVTLTHCNPAHLISLLHVLRRAGVQIGVCNDIINVSSLGRPKAVESIVTSPYPAFPTDLQSQVMVLLSLADGISMMRETVFEGRFKHVDELVRMGADISVNSTSAYIRGVPRLYGATVEATDLRAGAALVIAGLSAHGQTVVEQVHHIDRGYDRIENLFQRLGARMHRQTPVLKQLDFA from the coding sequence TTGGACAAATTGGTGATTGAAGGCGGGCAACCCCTATCAGGAACCATTCGTATCCATGGAGCGAAAAATGCCGCATTGCCAATTCTGGCAGCGAGTCTGCTGTCCGGAGGGAAGGTTCAGCTGCGCAATGTGCCGCGTCTGCTTGATATTGATGTCATGCTGCGCATTCTGAACCGACTAGGCTGCAGTACGATTCACAGAGGGGACACCGTGGTTGTTGATTCAAGCGGGGCGGATTCATGCCAAGTGCCGGAAGATTTAATGAAGCTGATGAGGTCTTCGATATTTCTAATGGGACCTTTGCTGGCCAAGTTTGGCGAGGTGTGCGTGTATCAGCCGGGCGGATGTGCGATCGGGGAACGTAAGATCGATCTTCATTTGAACGGGCTTAAGGCCCTTGGCGCCGAGATCGAGGAGAACGACGAGCAGATTTGGTGCCGTGCCAAGAAGCTGGTGGGTGCGGATATCCATTTGGATTTCCCAAGTGTAGGGGCAACAGAGAACATTATGATGGCTGCTGTACTGGCTGAAGGGACCACCATAATTACCAACGCGGCCCGTGAGCCCGAGATTCAGGATCTGCAGAATTTCCTGAATGAGATGGGCGCGAGCATTATGGGGGCAGGAACAGACACCATCAAGATTCGCGGGGTGAAGCAGTTATTTCCATGCGAGTATGGGATAATTCCTGACCGAATCGTGGCTGGAACTGCGTTAATTGCGGCTGCAGCTACCCGGGGCACGGTAACATTGACTCATTGCAATCCAGCCCATCTCATCTCGCTGCTTCATGTCCTGAGGCGCGCTGGTGTTCAAATAGGGGTATGCAATGATATAATCAATGTTAGTAGTCTTGGGAGACCTAAAGCGGTAGAGAGCATTGTGACCTCTCCTTATCCTGCCTTTCCTACCGACCTCCAGTCTCAGGTTATGGTGCTGCTATCCTTGGCGGATGGCATCAGTATGATGAGAGAGACCGTGTTCGAAGGCAGGTTCAAGCATGTGGATGAGCTTGTGCGTATGGGTGCTGATATCTCGGTGAATTCTACCTCTGCTTACATCCGCGGAGTTCCGAGATTATATGGGGCAACAGTAGAAGCAACGGATTTAAGAGCCGGTGCAGCGCTGGTTATTGCAGGACTGTCCGCTCACGGCCAGACTGTTGTTGAGCAGGTTCATCACATTGACCGGGGATATGATCGCATAGAGAATTTGTTTCAGCGGCTGGGAGCCCGCATGCATAGGCAGACTCCAGTGCTCAAACAGCTTGATTTTGCCTGA
- the murG gene encoding undecaprenyldiphospho-muramoylpentapeptide beta-N-acetylglucosaminyltransferase, translated as MRVVLSGGGTGGHIYPALAVAKQCASEYPESEFLYIGGQKGLESSLVPKVGIPFEAINITGFRRKLSPENIKTVIRFLRGVRTSKKLLKRFKPDVVIGTGGYVCGPVVYAASKLGIPSIIHEQNAIPGLTNRFLSKYVDTVALSFEGMENAFPGARNILYTGNPRATTVYEADKTKGYSALGLIPGTPIVLVVGGSRGAKAINDAMIEMAPMLNELEHVRFVYVTGENYYEPTLEAIKAKTGQLPRSLQVLPYVHNMPEVLACTSLIVNRAGASFLAEITSLGIPSILIPSPNVTNNHQEKNARTLEQAGAAEVILEPSLTGPALFSSIKRIMEDVSRQVAMSTASRRLGKPDSAHLLVEEMHRLVQQRR; from the coding sequence ATGCGAGTTGTATTAAGCGGAGGGGGAACTGGAGGACATATTTATCCAGCTCTCGCCGTCGCGAAGCAATGTGCTTCTGAATATCCGGAATCGGAGTTTCTATATATAGGTGGACAAAAGGGGCTGGAGAGCTCCCTGGTTCCCAAGGTAGGTATACCCTTTGAGGCTATTAATATTACCGGATTCCGTAGAAAACTGTCACCGGAGAATATCAAGACGGTTATCCGGTTTCTGCGGGGCGTCCGCACTTCCAAGAAATTGCTTAAGAGATTTAAGCCCGATGTAGTTATCGGAACTGGAGGATATGTGTGCGGCCCTGTCGTCTACGCCGCCTCAAAGCTTGGGATTCCCAGTATTATTCATGAGCAGAATGCGATACCCGGTCTTACGAATCGCTTCTTGAGCAAATATGTGGATACTGTGGCACTGAGCTTTGAAGGGATGGAGAATGCTTTTCCAGGTGCCAGGAATATCCTCTATACAGGAAATCCTCGGGCGACTACAGTCTATGAGGCGGATAAAACCAAGGGGTACTCCGCTTTAGGGCTTATACCCGGAACCCCGATCGTACTCGTGGTTGGCGGCAGCAGGGGGGCGAAGGCTATTAATGATGCCATGATTGAGATGGCACCCATGCTGAATGAACTAGAGCATGTCCGCTTTGTCTATGTGACTGGTGAGAATTATTATGAGCCAACCCTGGAAGCGATCAAGGCTAAGACGGGTCAGCTGCCCCGGAGCCTTCAGGTGCTTCCTTATGTGCATAATATGCCCGAGGTGCTGGCTTGCACGTCGTTGATCGTTAATCGTGCGGGAGCTTCCTTCCTGGCAGAGATCACCTCGCTGGGCATCCCGTCCATTCTGATTCCTTCTCCTAATGTGACTAACAATCATCAGGAGAAGAATGCCAGAACACTGGAGCAGGCCGGAGCGGCTGAAGTAATTCTTGAGCCGAGCTTGACAGGACCGGCCCTATTCTCATCGATCAAGCGGATTATGGAGGATGTGTCCAGGCAGGTTGCCATGTCAACAGCTTCCCGCAGACTCGGCAAGCCCGACTCTGCACACCTGCTGGTAGAAGAGATGCACCGTCTAGTCCAGCAGCGGAGATAA
- the murB gene encoding UDP-N-acetylmuramate dehydrogenase → MQQWISKLSRAEVGSILTNEPMAKYTTWKIGGPADAVIVPETVQQLQHLIRILHEEKVPWMLVGKGSNMLVSDLGIRGAVIRLGKGLEGSEFRGTEVEADGGASFVSLSIMAGKKGLTGMEFASGIPGTVGGAVYMNAGAHGSDVSRIFKSAEIVLETGELVSYNAEQMGFAYRHSILHERSGIVAKAVFELMEGDRTAISSTMAAYKDRRRQTQPLQQPCAGSVFRNPPGDHAARLIEAAGLKGYRSGGAEVSEMHANFIVNTGQATAEDVLTLMNHIQSVVASKFEVNLVPEVFCVGER, encoded by the coding sequence ATGCAGCAGTGGATTTCTAAATTATCCAGGGCAGAGGTCGGCAGTATTCTGACCAACGAGCCAATGGCCAAATATACAACATGGAAAATCGGAGGTCCCGCTGATGCGGTGATCGTGCCGGAGACAGTACAGCAGCTTCAGCATCTAATCCGTATTCTGCATGAGGAGAAGGTTCCTTGGATGCTTGTTGGCAAGGGGTCCAACATGCTCGTGTCCGATCTTGGAATCCGCGGCGCGGTGATCAGACTCGGTAAGGGGCTTGAAGGCTCAGAGTTCCGGGGAACAGAAGTGGAAGCGGACGGAGGCGCAAGCTTTGTCAGTCTAAGCATTATGGCGGGCAAGAAGGGACTTACAGGTATGGAGTTCGCTTCAGGTATTCCCGGCACGGTTGGGGGAGCGGTATACATGAACGCCGGCGCGCACGGGTCTGATGTGTCACGCATATTCAAATCCGCTGAGATTGTACTGGAGACAGGGGAATTGGTTAGCTACAACGCGGAGCAGATGGGGTTCGCTTATCGCCATTCAATCCTGCACGAACGGAGTGGGATCGTGGCTAAAGCCGTCTTCGAGCTTATGGAAGGTGATCGTACGGCGATTTCATCAACTATGGCGGCCTACAAAGACCGGAGAAGACAGACTCAGCCTTTGCAGCAGCCGTGCGCCGGGAGCGTGTTCCGCAACCCGCCGGGAGATCACGCCGCAAGGCTGATTGAAGCCGCTGGTCTGAAGGGTTACCGGTCAGGCGGTGCCGAGGTATCTGAGATGCATGCCAATTTCATTGTTAATACCGGGCAAGCGACAGCAGAGGACGTACTCACCCTGATGAACCATATTCAAAGCGTTGTTGCCTCTAAATTCGAAGTGAATTTGGTTCCGGAAGTGTTCTGCGTGGGTGAGCGGTAA
- the ftsA gene encoding cell division protein FtsA: protein MSNNDIIVSLDIGTSKVRAIIGEISNGTFNIIGVGSAESEGIRKGAIVDIDQTVQSIKSAVDHAERMVGIQISEVYVGISGNHIGLQSSHGVVAVSNEDREIGEEDIERVMKAAEVIALPPEREIIDVVAKQYVVDGLEGIQDPRGMIGVRLEVEATIITGAKTAIHNLLRCVEKAGLKVTDLVLLSLGAGQLALSKDEKTMGSVLVDIGAGSTTIAVFENGTISATSTLPIGGEFITNDIAYGLRTLTDQAEKVKLKYGCALMEDAAHDVTFKVTRIGSNVDKEFTQEDLAAISEPRVQEIFHLIRQEVKRLGYTELPGGYILTGGTVSMPGLLQVAQNELAASVRIAVPDYIGVRDPGFTSGVGILYNVIRNIRIRSTGNKKQVKNPKSAPAAQETAPKAGIWGSIKNIFKEFI, encoded by the coding sequence TTGAGCAACAATGACATCATTGTTAGTTTGGACATCGGTACATCCAAAGTTCGTGCTATTATTGGGGAAATCTCGAATGGAACCTTTAATATTATTGGGGTTGGATCTGCCGAATCGGAAGGAATCCGTAAAGGCGCGATTGTAGATATTGACCAGACTGTGCAGTCTATCAAGAGTGCGGTCGACCATGCTGAACGCATGGTGGGTATTCAAATATCGGAAGTGTATGTCGGTATTTCGGGAAATCATATCGGACTCCAATCCAGTCACGGCGTAGTGGCTGTGTCGAACGAGGACCGTGAAATAGGGGAAGAGGATATTGAGCGCGTCATGAAGGCCGCAGAAGTGATTGCCCTTCCACCTGAACGGGAGATTATCGATGTAGTAGCCAAGCAGTATGTAGTAGACGGATTGGAAGGGATACAGGATCCTCGCGGAATGATCGGGGTAAGACTTGAAGTCGAAGCCACCATTATTACCGGTGCAAAGACGGCAATACATAATCTTCTTCGCTGCGTAGAGAAAGCGGGTCTGAAGGTCACGGATCTTGTTCTTCTGTCGCTGGGTGCAGGCCAGCTGGCCTTATCCAAGGATGAGAAGACTATGGGTTCCGTGCTTGTAGATATTGGAGCCGGGTCTACAACGATTGCTGTATTTGAGAACGGGACTATCTCCGCCACATCCACACTTCCAATCGGCGGGGAATTTATCACGAATGATATAGCCTATGGGCTTCGGACCTTGACTGATCAAGCTGAGAAGGTCAAGCTGAAATACGGATGTGCGCTTATGGAAGATGCTGCTCATGACGTTACTTTCAAAGTAACCCGTATCGGGAGCAATGTGGATAAGGAATTCACCCAAGAGGATTTGGCTGCAATCTCGGAGCCGCGGGTACAGGAGATATTCCACTTGATCCGTCAGGAAGTTAAACGGCTCGGTTACACAGAGCTTCCCGGGGGTTATATACTAACGGGGGGAACGGTATCCATGCCTGGGCTGCTGCAGGTGGCTCAGAATGAACTGGCCGCTTCTGTACGGATTGCTGTACCGGACTATATTGGAGTCAGGGACCCCGGTTTCACAAGCGGAGTTGGAATCCTGTATAATGTGATTCGTAACATTCGTATCCGCAGCACCGGGAATAAGAAGCAAGTCAAGAATCCAAAGTCGGCCCCTGCTGCTCAGGAGACAGCTCCTAAGGCGGGAATCTGGGGAAGCATTAAGAATATCTTCAAAGAGTTTATATAA
- the murD gene encoding UDP-N-acetylmuramoyl-L-alanine--D-glutamate ligase has product MNHPEMYKGLEVVVLGLAKSGVQAAKLMHEAGANVIVNDKKDRELCPEASELEALGISVLCGSHPEGLIHPGVSLLIKNPGIPYTAAPVQTALELGIEVVTEVEVAYHICQAPIIGITGSNGKTTTTTWVGKLLEAAGLHPIVAGNIGTPLCEAAANARPEDWMVVELSSFQLKGTQDFRPAVGCLLNVAETHLDYHGDMEDYVSSKAKLFANQLESDTAVLNFDDPVCRELVPYVKSRLLPFSVTETLVEGVYLDPPYAADVQDHVSRTVIYRDTEGNTHDIIQVDEIGLPGRFNVENALAAIAISIAAGASPDLLAEPLKTFRGVEHRLEYVDKKNGVTYYNNSKATNSKATIMALSALDAPIILIAGGLDRGSDYMELLPSFKDKVKAVVALGETREKIGRVAGLAGLTQIVLVDTKEDAASVLGTAIQEAAGLAQAGDIVLLSPACASWDMFASYEERGRIFKEAVHNL; this is encoded by the coding sequence ATGAATCATCCGGAAATGTATAAAGGCCTGGAAGTTGTTGTCCTGGGCCTTGCCAAAAGTGGAGTTCAAGCAGCCAAACTCATGCACGAAGCAGGCGCCAATGTGATAGTTAATGATAAAAAGGATAGAGAACTGTGTCCCGAGGCATCCGAACTGGAGGCTTTGGGAATTTCTGTTCTATGCGGGAGCCACCCGGAAGGACTTATCCATCCGGGTGTCTCTCTGCTGATTAAGAATCCGGGCATCCCGTATACGGCGGCCCCTGTACAGACAGCACTGGAGCTAGGGATTGAGGTCGTTACCGAAGTTGAGGTGGCCTATCATATCTGCCAGGCGCCTATTATTGGTATAACGGGCTCCAATGGTAAAACTACGACCACTACATGGGTAGGCAAGCTGCTGGAGGCAGCTGGTCTGCATCCGATTGTTGCCGGTAATATCGGTACTCCGCTGTGTGAGGCAGCAGCCAATGCCCGGCCTGAAGATTGGATGGTCGTAGAGCTCAGCAGCTTCCAGTTGAAGGGAACGCAGGACTTCCGTCCGGCTGTAGGCTGCCTCCTGAATGTGGCAGAGACCCATCTGGACTATCACGGCGATATGGAAGATTACGTGAGTTCCAAGGCGAAGCTGTTCGCCAATCAGCTTGAGAGCGACACAGCTGTGCTCAATTTTGATGATCCGGTCTGCCGGGAGTTGGTTCCTTACGTCAAATCTAGGCTGCTGCCCTTCTCGGTTACAGAGACCCTGGTAGAGGGTGTCTATCTGGATCCGCCGTATGCGGCGGATGTTCAGGACCATGTGTCAAGAACTGTAATCTACCGCGATACAGAAGGGAATACACATGACATTATACAGGTGGATGAGATTGGTCTGCCGGGTCGCTTCAATGTGGAGAATGCACTCGCAGCCATCGCTATCTCCATTGCTGCCGGGGCAAGCCCGGACCTGCTCGCCGAGCCGCTGAAGACATTCCGCGGAGTTGAACACCGCTTGGAGTATGTAGATAAGAAGAACGGTGTGACTTATTACAACAATTCCAAGGCGACGAATTCCAAAGCTACTATTATGGCCTTGAGCGCGCTGGATGCGCCAATTATATTGATTGCTGGTGGACTTGACCGCGGCTCCGACTATATGGAACTGCTTCCTTCCTTTAAAGACAAGGTCAAGGCAGTTGTTGCGCTCGGGGAGACCAGGGAGAAAATTGGCCGGGTAGCCGGGCTTGCCGGATTAACGCAGATCGTGCTCGTCGATACTAAGGAAGACGCTGCCTCCGTACTTGGCACCGCGATTCAAGAAGCCGCAGGTCTTGCTCAGGCGGGGGACATCGTTCTATTATCCCCGGCTTGTGCTAGCTGGGACATGTTTGCTTCCTATGAAGAGCGTGGACGCATTTTTAAAGAGGCCGTGCATAACCTTTAG
- the spoVE gene encoding stage V sporulation protein E, giving the protein MIKTRHAPDIWLLICILALLAIGMVMVYSAGSVLAFHDYGDSFYFVKRQLLFAVLGLIAMFFTMNLDYRNLRKYSRTILIFCFILLIIVLIPGIGVVRGGARSWLGISSFGIQPSEFMKLGMILFLSDWLSRETMDITRFTKGLLPPLGMIGLAFGLIMLQPDLGTGTVMLGASLLIVFAAGARLKHLFSLALVGIAGFVGLILAAPYRLKRITAFLDPWSDPLGAGYQIIQSLYAIGPGGLAGLGLGMSRQKYSYVPEPQTDFIFSILAEELGFIGGLLVLLLFTILVWRGMRVAMTVPDTFGSLLAVGIIGMVAVQVVINIGVVIGLMPVTGITLPLISYGGSSLTLMLTALGILLNLSRHSR; this is encoded by the coding sequence ATGATTAAGACGCGCCATGCGCCTGATATTTGGTTGTTAATCTGCATTCTGGCACTGCTGGCGATCGGCATGGTCATGGTATACAGCGCGGGCTCGGTGCTTGCTTTTCACGATTATGGTGATTCATTTTATTTTGTGAAAAGACAGCTGCTTTTCGCAGTACTTGGATTGATCGCGATGTTCTTTACCATGAACCTCGATTATCGTAATTTGCGTAAATATTCGAGAACTATTCTAATTTTTTGTTTTATTCTTCTAATTATTGTACTTATACCGGGCATTGGTGTTGTCCGCGGCGGAGCCAGAAGCTGGCTGGGCATCAGCTCGTTCGGGATTCAGCCTTCCGAGTTCATGAAGCTCGGGATGATCCTGTTCCTGTCCGACTGGCTGAGCCGGGAGACCATGGATATTACCAGGTTCACGAAGGGGCTGCTTCCGCCACTTGGCATGATTGGACTTGCATTTGGGCTAATTATGCTGCAGCCTGATCTGGGGACGGGGACGGTAATGCTGGGAGCCTCACTGCTGATTGTGTTCGCTGCAGGCGCGAGACTCAAGCATTTGTTCTCGCTTGCCCTGGTGGGGATTGCCGGTTTTGTAGGTCTGATTCTGGCCGCGCCCTATCGTTTGAAGCGGATTACAGCCTTTCTTGACCCATGGTCGGACCCGCTGGGGGCTGGCTATCAGATTATTCAGTCTTTGTATGCGATCGGCCCCGGCGGACTAGCCGGGCTGGGTCTGGGGATGAGTCGTCAGAAGTACAGTTATGTGCCTGAGCCGCAGACGGATTTCATATTTTCGATATTGGCAGAGGAGCTCGGGTTCATTGGGGGTCTGCTCGTGCTGCTTCTTTTTACAATTCTGGTATGGAGAGGTATGCGGGTCGCGATGACGGTTCCCGACACCTTCGGCAGTCTGCTCGCTGTGGGGATTATTGGTATGGTCGCGGTTCAAGTTGTGATTAATATTGGTGTTGTTATCGGTCTCATGCCGGTTACCGGCATTACGCTGCCGCTCATCAGCTACGGGGGATCCTCGCTTACGCTGATGCTGACGGCGCTAGGAATTTTGCTTAACTTATCCCGTCATTCGAGGTGA
- the ftsZ gene encoding cell division protein FtsZ, producing the protein MLEFDFEMESMAKIKVIGVGGGGSNAVNRMIENGVQGVEFITVNTDAQALHLAKSEHRLQIGDKLTRGLGAGANPEVGKKAAEESRDLIANTLKGADMVFVTAGMGGGTGTGAAPVIAEIARECGALTVGVVTRPFTFEGRKRSSHAELGIEGLKEKVDTLIVIPNDRLLEMVDKKTPMLEAFREADNVLRQAVQGISDLIAVPGLINLDFADVKTIMTERGSALMGIGLATGENRAAEAARKAIMSPLLETTIEGARGVIMNITGGSNLSLYEVNEAAEIVISASDPEVNMIFGAIIDENMKEEIKVTVIATGFEHKPAPVQPQRKPSVSNPEPQENRSNNLRPFGNQPSGDQLDIPTFLRNRRNND; encoded by the coding sequence ATGTTGGAATTTGATTTTGAAATGGAGAGCATGGCTAAAATAAAGGTCATCGGGGTTGGCGGCGGCGGAAGCAATGCCGTGAACCGTATGATCGAGAATGGAGTGCAGGGTGTGGAGTTCATTACGGTGAACACCGACGCGCAGGCACTGCATCTGGCTAAGTCCGAACACAGACTGCAGATCGGGGACAAGCTGACTCGTGGTCTTGGAGCAGGAGCCAATCCGGAAGTAGGTAAGAAGGCTGCTGAAGAATCCCGCGATTTGATTGCGAATACGCTCAAAGGCGCGGATATGGTCTTCGTTACTGCAGGGATGGGTGGAGGCACAGGTACAGGCGCCGCTCCTGTAATTGCCGAGATTGCAAGAGAATGTGGAGCATTGACCGTGGGCGTAGTTACCCGCCCGTTCACCTTTGAAGGACGCAAGCGTTCCTCCCATGCCGAGCTTGGCATTGAAGGACTCAAGGAGAAAGTTGACACTCTGATCGTGATTCCGAATGACCGCCTGCTTGAGATGGTGGACAAGAAGACTCCAATGCTGGAAGCTTTCCGTGAAGCCGATAATGTGCTTCGTCAAGCGGTTCAGGGTATCTCAGATCTGATTGCGGTTCCAGGTCTAATCAACCTTGACTTTGCCGATGTGAAGACCATTATGACTGAGCGCGGGTCCGCGCTTATGGGTATTGGCCTCGCAACCGGTGAGAATCGTGCGGCTGAAGCAGCTCGCAAAGCTATTATGAGCCCGCTCCTGGAGACGACGATTGAAGGCGCTAGAGGCGTTATCATGAACATTACCGGAGGCTCCAATCTGTCTCTTTATGAAGTCAATGAAGCGGCGGAAATTGTCATTTCTGCATCCGATCCTGAAGTGAATATGATCTTCGGTGCGATTATTGACGAGAATATGAAGGAAGAGATTAAAGTCACCGTTATTGCTACAGGCTTTGAACACAAGCCAGCTCCTGTACAGCCGCAGCGGAAGCCTTCGGTAAGTAATCCGGAGCCACAGGAGAATCGTTCGAATAACCTGAGACCATTTGGGAACCAGCCAAGTGGAGATCAGCTAGATATTCCAACATTCCTGCGCAATCGCCGTAACAACGATTAG
- a CDS encoding FtsQ-type POTRA domain-containing protein: protein MPKANVPVLKKDKPRMKTSRKVIAILILLFIVLMGVLFFRSQISKISEIRFTGNAYSTDAELLKQMGIQVGSPFFGTSESTIRERLAGIPSIEKITVDKQFPGLISITIKEYRAVAYSLNKDGSFAAYLANGTEVPVKNGGIAAGKPLLTKWKKNDPNLIKLCSVLGQIPDNLTADISEIIPSPTASYPDRIKMYTSSHFEVITAISLLTEKIEDLNLVIDTQEPGTLTMLEADSYSSFGPVEDNKEPQKETTNQ from the coding sequence ATGCCAAAAGCAAATGTACCTGTCCTTAAGAAGGACAAGCCTAGAATGAAGACAAGCCGTAAAGTCATCGCTATATTAATTCTTCTGTTCATTGTCTTGATGGGTGTGCTGTTCTTCCGGTCACAAATTAGCAAGATCTCAGAAATCCGGTTCACCGGAAATGCATATTCAACGGATGCGGAGCTCTTGAAGCAGATGGGAATCCAGGTGGGGTCGCCTTTCTTCGGTACGAGTGAAAGCACGATACGTGAGCGTCTTGCCGGCATTCCGTCTATTGAGAAGATAACTGTGGACAAGCAGTTCCCGGGTCTTATCAGCATTACAATCAAGGAGTACCGCGCCGTGGCTTATTCTCTTAACAAAGACGGCAGCTTTGCAGCCTATCTGGCGAACGGGACTGAGGTTCCAGTCAAGAATGGCGGTATTGCTGCCGGGAAGCCGCTGCTTACGAAATGGAAGAAGAATGATCCGAATTTGATCAAGCTCTGTAGTGTGCTGGGGCAAATCCCGGACAATCTGACCGCGGATATTTCAGAGATCATTCCGTCGCCGACGGCATCTTATCCGGATCGGATCAAGATGTACACCAGCTCGCATTTTGAGGTGATTACAGCGATTTCCCTGCTGACTGAGAAGATCGAGGACCTGAACTTAGTTATCGATACACAGGAGCCGGGAACCTTAACTATGCTCGAGGCGGATTCCTATTCGTCCTTCGGGCCTGTAGAAGACAATAAGGAGCCTCAAAAAGAGACTACTAATCAGTGA
- the spoIIGA gene encoding sigma-E processing peptidase SpoIIGA — protein MPASEELLPWKQAGVAVVVYIDLIFLLNLVIDGALIWLTAWMRKLKVNKWRAAAAAVIGALYVLMMFLPQLSFLYTFLTKFLFSVVMLWVAFGFGSLQNYLRNMGAFYIVNFVAAGGILGIHYLLQSSGEVWSGIWYTTTGGAGFELKIGALFILIVFVLVLLAFKSVQASRQRQLRLNTYLGEVTVHIEEVEISCTGLIDTGNQLTDPLTRMPVMVMEASLWEHFLPDGWASKLSSGGADNLIMELSEDAGFPWRERLRLVPYRGINKGSQFMIALKPDKVTVVAGDKRTITSRVLIGLDGGRLSSEGAYKAIIHPLLTEDAGGSDQASATANAI, from the coding sequence ATGCCAGCTAGTGAAGAACTGCTCCCGTGGAAACAGGCAGGTGTAGCCGTGGTTGTGTATATTGATCTTATTTTCCTGTTGAACCTGGTCATTGACGGTGCTCTTATTTGGCTAACTGCCTGGATGAGGAAGCTGAAGGTGAATAAATGGCGTGCCGCTGCCGCCGCAGTCATTGGGGCTTTATATGTGCTCATGATGTTTCTGCCTCAGCTGTCCTTTTTGTATACGTTCCTTACAAAGTTTTTATTCTCGGTAGTCATGCTATGGGTAGCCTTTGGATTCGGAAGTCTGCAAAACTATCTGCGGAATATGGGCGCCTTCTATATCGTCAACTTTGTGGCCGCCGGGGGGATCCTGGGCATCCATTATCTCCTGCAAAGCTCTGGGGAGGTATGGAGCGGAATCTGGTATACGACGACTGGAGGAGCCGGCTTTGAACTGAAGATAGGGGCTCTGTTCATTCTCATTGTCTTCGTACTTGTTCTGCTGGCGTTCAAGTCCGTCCAGGCATCCCGGCAGAGGCAGCTTCGCTTGAATACCTATCTTGGGGAAGTGACGGTTCATATTGAAGAGGTGGAAATTAGCTGTACGGGTCTCATTGATACAGGGAATCAGCTTACAGATCCATTAACGAGGATGCCGGTCATGGTCATGGAGGCCTCGCTCTGGGAGCACTTTCTCCCGGACGGCTGGGCCAGCAAGCTCAGCAGCGGTGGAGCGGACAACCTCATTATGGAGCTCAGTGAAGATGCAGGATTCCCTTGGAGAGAGCGGCTAAGGCTGGTCCCGTACCGGGGTATCAACAAAGGCTCGCAATTTATGATTGCGCTCAAGCCGGATAAGGTAACTGTTGTGGCTGGAGACAAAAGGACCATAACGAGCAGAGTGCTCATCGGGCTGGATGGAGGAAGGTTGTCATCTGAAGGAGCCTATAAGGCCATTATTCATCCGCTGTTAACGGAGGATGCCGGCGGGAGCGACCAGGCAAGTGCAACTGCTAACGCGATATAG